A region from the Mya arenaria isolate MELC-2E11 chromosome 2, ASM2691426v1 genome encodes:
- the LOC128204621 gene encoding DCN1-like protein 3: MGACQSCCKAKDVARSNQSNRYANESNPSVFNPNAEVVIPLNRVSSHSNSNEQALTARNIIITDKKMFNPYNKLPPIKKHSNGDSKRTSFISREYSESKANALFDTYKDPKCDCILAEGVEKFCDDLEVRPDEFIVLVLAWKLNAETMCVFTREQFISGCQSMRVDSIKGIQAKFSDLIAEIQNKQSFKEMYKWTYRFGLEQEAGQRTLPVEMAISLWKLVFSQQEPAILPRWLNFLQKHQNIRGVSRDTWDMFLNFVEQVSDDLSSYDDTEAWPSLLDDFVEYDNDCQNQNVETDLHFTQ, translated from the coding sequence ATGGGGGCGTGCCAGTCATGTTGTAAAGCCAAGGACGTGGCGAGGTCAAATCAGTCAAATCGGTATGCCAACGAGTCCAATCCTTCAGTCTTCAACCCCAATGCAGAAGTTGTAATACCTCTCAATCGTGTTTCTAGTCATTCTAATTCAAATGAGCAAGCATTAACAGCAAGAAATATCATCATCAcagacaagaaaatgtttaatcCGTATAACAAACTTCCGCCAATTAAGAAACACAGTAATGGTGACAGCAAACGAACTTCGTTCATCTCTAGAGAATATTCGGAGAGTAAGGCCAATGCACTGTTTGATACCTATAAAGATCCAAAATGTGATTGTATTCTGGCCGAAGGAGTGGAAAAATTCTGTGACGATTTAGAAGTGCGCCCTGATGAGttcattgttttagttttagCATGGAAGTTAAATGCCGAAACAATGTGTGTTTTTACCAGAGAACAGTTCATTAGTGGCTGCCAAAGTATGCGCGTTGATTCAATCAAGGGTATACAAGCAAAGTTCTCAGATTTAATTGCAGAAATCCAGAATAAACAGAGTTTTAAGGAGATGTACAAATGGACATACAGATTCGGTTTAGAACAAGAGGCTGGTCAAAGAACGTTACCGGTGGAAATGGCTATAAGCCTTTGGAAACTTGTGTTTTCACAGCAGGAACCAGCAATTCTACCACGGTGGTTAAACTTTCTTCAGAAGCATCAGAATATACGCGGAGTGTCAAGAGACACTTGGGATATGTTCCTGAATTTTGTTGAACAAGTTAGCGACGATCTGAGTAGCTATGATGACACCGAAGCTTGGCCTAGCCTGCTTGATGACTTTGTGGAGTATGACAATGATTGTCAGAATCAGAACGTGGAAACTGATCTGCATTTTACCCAGTGA
- the LOC128225065 gene encoding E3 SUMO-protein ligase CBX4-like: protein MELPSMGERVFAAECIQKKRIRKGKAEYFVKWKGWSTKNNTWEPESNILDKRLIEAFNRRNPDGGQKKRGPKPKVARQQSSTARDDSSDSEDESNKPRKKGRSQSKDSVSDSDSDDSTNPSKSDDSLSDSSRELKTEGKSSIEGDTTDEEPQDHKKSRDHVATDSSSGSATPPPPKLTPVRKRGRPPGSLNKPKNFIPHLHNVIKQRGKVGRPKGVGRGRPFKRGIGRGLMGRGSTAAKAASLLKNIGRGISKSPSKSLSRGRGSGLRGRGMHSSVLNKIKMKSGKSPGRPKKSSSDSQSANGNTQKTISSPTKDFKSMKFFSSQSKNDKSNSVSDHRTWENLGSLQGVSILEHEPDSMDDDYEEDDYGTDNYANGESDSYLEKSVDVRNYWKPPSNAKSLMDKVCITDVTTHSGETITFRECPSNTGFFKTENG, encoded by the exons ATGGAATTGCCAAGCATGGGAGAACGAGTATTTGCAGCAGAATGTATTCAAAAGAAACGAATAAGAAAG ggCAAGGCCGAGTACTTCGTGAAGTGGAAAGGATGGTCAACCAA AAACAATACGTGGGAACCAGAGAGCAACATTCTCGACAAACGTCTCATTGAAGCTTTCAACAGAAG aaatCCAGATGGCGGCCAGAAAAAGAGAGGTCCCAAACCTAAGGTTGCCAGACAGCAG tCCTCTACAGCTCGTGACGATTCCTCTGATTCAGAAGATGAGTCTAATAAACCCCGGAAGAAGGGTAGATCTCAGTCAAAAGACAGTGTGTCTGACTCAGACAGTGACGATTCTACAAACCCTTCGAAATCTGACGACTCATTGTCCGATAGTTCTCGAGAATTGAAAACTGAAGGTAAATCGAGTATCGAGGGTGACACAACTGATGAAGAACCTCAAGATCATAAGAAATCACGCGATCATGTGGCCACTGATTCGTCAAGTGGTTCCGCTACACCTCCTCCTCCCAAACTGACGCCAGTTCGGAAGAGAGGTAGGCCTCCGGGGTCTTTAAATAAACCAAAGAACTTTATACCGCATTTgcataatgttataaaacagcGCGGTAAAGTAGGTAGACCGAAAGGCGTTGGCAGGGGTCGACCGTTCAAGCGTGGAATCGGTAGGGGTTTGATGGGCAGAGGGTCTACTGCAGCGAAAGCTGCGAGTCTATTAAAAAATATAGGACGAGGAATCTCAAAATCACCTTCAAAATCGTTATCCCGTGGTCGAGGTAGCGGTTTGAGAGGACGGGGGATGCACAGTAGTGTgttgaataaaatcaaaatgaaatctGGGAAATCCCCGGGTCGACCAAAAAAATCTTCTAGTGATTCTCAATCAGCCAATGGAAATACTCAAAAGACTATAAGCTCACCTACAAAGGACTTTAAATCCATGAAATTCTTTTCTTCCCaaagtaaaaatgataaatcCAACTCGGTTAGTGACCACCGAACGTGGGAAAATTTAGGATCTCTACAAGGTGTCAGTATTTTAGAACATGAACCAGATTCCATGGACGACGATTacgaagaggatgattatggAACAGATAACTACGCCAATGGTGAAAGTGACTCCTATCTGGAAAAATCAGTGGATGTACGCAATTACTGGAAACCGCCATCTAATGCTAAATCTCTTATGGACAAAGTGTGTATAACTGACGTGACTACTCATTCGGGAGAAACCATTACTTTCCGTGAGTGTCCATCTAACACAGGATTTTTCAAGACAGAAAATGGATGA